The Streptomyces sp. 11x1 genomic sequence CCGCGGAGGGCATACGGCCGAGCAGGGTCGACACCTCGGAACCGGCCTGGGTGAAGCGGAAGATGTTGTCGATGAAGAACAGCACGTCCTGCTTCTGCACATCGCGGAAGTACTCCGCCATGGTCAGACCGGCGAGGGCCACGCGCAGACGGGTGCCCGGGGGCTCGTCCATCTGACCGAAGACCAGCGCGGTCTTGTCGATGACGCCCGAGTCGGCCATCTCCTCGATGAGGTCGTTGCCCTCACGGGTGCGCTCACCGACACCGGCGAACACGGAGACACCGTCGTGGTTGTTGGCGACGCGGTAGATCATCTCCTGGATGAGCACCGTCTTGCCGACGCCGGCACCACCGAACAGACCGATCTTTCCACCCTTGACGTACGGGGTGAGAAGGTCGATGACCTTGACGCCGGTCTCGAACATCTCGGTCTTCGACTCGAGCTCGTCGAAGTTCGGGGCCTTGCGGTGGATGCCCCAGCGCTCGCCCGTGTACTTCTCGTCGGTGTTCAGCACCTCACCGAGGGTGTTGAACACCTTGCCCTTGGTGAAGTCGCCGACGGGGACGGTGATGGAGGCACCCGTGTCGGTGACCGGGGCCTGGCGGACCAGACCGTCGGTGGGCTGCATGGAGATGGTGCGGACCAGGCCGTCACCCAGGTGCTGGGCGACCTCCAGGGTCAGCGTCTTCTTCGCGCCGTCCTCGGCCGGGTCGGCGACCTCGACGTGAAGGGCGTTGTAGATGTCGGGCATGGCGTCGACGGGGAACTCCACGTCGACGACCGGGCCGATGACCCGGGCGACGCGGCCCGTGGCAGCGGCCGTCTCAACTGTCGTCGTCATTACCTGTCACTCCCCGCGTTCGCGTCGGCCAGGGCTGCGGAGCCACCGACGATCTCGCTGATTTCCTGGGTGATTTCGGCCTGTCGGGCCGCGTTGGCAAGGCGGGAGAGCGTGTTGATCAGCTCGCCCGCGTTGTCGGTGGCCGACTTCATCGCGCGGCGGGTGGCGGCGTGCTTGGAAGCGGCCGACTGGAGCATCGCGTTGTAGATACGGCTCTCGACGTAGCGCGGCAGCAGGGCGTCGAGGACGTCCTCCGCCGACGGCTCGAAGTCGTACAGCGGAAGGATCTCGCCCTTCGGCGCCGCCTCCTTCGCCACCTCGTCGAGGCTGAGCGGCAGCAGCCGGTCGTCGAGCGCCGTCTGCGTCATCATCGAGACGAACTCGGTGAAGACGATGTGGAGTTCGTCCACCCCGCCGTCCGCCGTGTCCTTCTCGATCGCCTCGATCAGCGGAGCAGCGACCTTCTTGGCGTCCGCGTAGCTGGGCTCGTCGGTGAAGCCCGACCACGACTCCACGACCTTGCGCTCGCGGAAGTTGTAGTGGGCCAGACCGCGGCGGCCGACGATGTACGTGTCGACCTCCTTGCCCTCCGCCTCAAGGCGCGCCGTCAGCTGCTCGGCGACCTTGATGGCGTTGGAGTTGAAGGCGCCGGCCAGTCCGCGGTCGCTCGTGAGGAGCAGCACCGCGGAACGGGTCGCCGTCTCCGCCTCCGTGGTCAGCGGGTGCTTGGTGTTCGAACCGGTACCGACCGCCGTGACCGCGCGGGTGAGCTCGGTCGCGTACGGCGTGGAGGCCGCCACCTTGCGCTGCGCCTTGACGACGCGCGAGGCGGCGATCATCTCCATCGCCTTGGTGATCTTCTTGGTCGCGGTGACGGATCGGATGCGACGCTTGTAGACCCGGAGCTGGGCTCCCATGAGTCAGGTCCCTTCCTTACGTCACTTGGAGACGTTGACGGCCGGGGCGTCCTCGCCGAGCAGCTTGCCGTCCGAGGTCTCGAACTGCTTCTTGAACTCGGCGATCGCGTCGGCGACAGCGCTCAGGGTGTCGTCCGACATCTTGCCGCCCTCCTTGATGGAGGTCATGAGGCCCTGCTCCTTGCGGTGCAGGTACTCCAGCAGCTCCTTCTCGAAGCGGCGGACGTCGGCGACGGGGACGTCGTCCATCTTGCCGGTGGTACCGGCCCACACGGAGACGACCTGGTCCTCGGTCGGCATCGGCTGGTACTGCGGCTGCTTCAGCAGCTCGACCAGACGCATACCGCGCTCCAGCTGCGCCTTCGACGCGGCGTCCAGGTCGGAACCGAAGGCGGCGAACGCCTCCAGCTCGCGGTACTGGGCGAGGTCGAGACGCAGACGACCGGAGACCTGCTTCATCGCCTTGTGCTGCGCGGAACCACCGACTCGGGAGACGGAGATACCGACGTTCAGCGCGGGGCGCTGACCGGCGTTGAAGAGGTCCGACTCCAGGAAGCACTGGCCGTCGGTGATGGAGATGACGTTGGTCGGGATGAACGCCGAGACGTCGTTGGCCTTCGTCTCGACGATCGGCAGACCGGTCATCGAGCCCGCGCCCAGGTCGTCGGAGAGCTTCGCGCAACGCTCCAGCAGACGGGAGTGCAGGTAGAAGACGTCACCCGGGTAGGCCTCACGGCCCGGCGGGCGGCGCAGCAGCAGCGACACGGCGCGGTAGGCGTCGGCCTGCTTGGAGAGGTCGTCGAAGATGATGAGGACGTGCTTGCCCTCGTACATCCACTGCTGACCGATGGCCGAACCGGTGTACGGCGCCAGGTACTTGAAGCCGGCCGGGTCGGACGCCGGGGCGGCGACGATGGTCGTGTACTCCAGCGCGCCGGCCTCTTCGAGGGCGCCACGCACGGAGGCGATGGTCGAGCCCTTCTGGCCGATGGCGACGTAGACGCAGCGGACCTGCTTGTTCACGTCACCGGAGCGCCAGTTGTCGCGCTGGTTGATGATCGTGTCGACGGCCAGGGCGGTCTTGCCGGTCTGGCGGTCACCGATGATCAGCTGGCGCTGGCCGCGGCCGACCGGGGTCATGGCGTCGACGGCCTTGTAACCGGTCTCCATCGGCTCGTGCACCGACTTACGGGCCATGACGCCGGGAGCCTGCAGCTCCAGGGCGCGGCGGCCGGTGGTCTCGATCTCGCCGAGGCCGTCGATCGGGTTGCCGAGCGGGTCGACGACGCGGCCGAGGTAGCCCTCGCCCACGGCGACCGACAGCACCTCGCCGGTACGGCTGACCGGCTGGCCCTCCTCGATACCGCTGAACTCACCGAGGACGATGGCGCCGATCTCGCGCTCTTCCAGGTTGAGTGCGAGGCCGAGGGTGCCGTCCTCGAACTTCAGCAGTTCGTTGGCCATGGCCGAGGGAAGACCCTCGACCTTCGCGATGCCGTCGCCGGCAAGCGTGACCGTACCGACCTCTTCGCGCGAGGCCGCGTCCGGCTGGTACGACTGGACGAAGTTCTCCAGCGCGTCCCGGATCTCCTCCGGCCGGATCGTGAGCTCCGCCATCTGGGTTCCCTGCTCTCCTTGTTGGGCCCGAAGTTTCACTTTGGGGGGATGGGGACTCCCCCCTGAAAGAGGTGAATCCTCTGCACGGCCCAACCGGGCCGCAGACATACGTACGTACTGCTATGAAGTTGGTGCTAGCTCGCCAGGCGGCGGCCGGCGTCCTCGAGTCGGTCCGCGATCGAGCCGTTGATGACCTCGTCGCCGACCTGGACCCGCATCCCGCCGAGGACGCCGGGGTCCACGTCGAGGTTCAGGTGCATGGGACGGCCGTAGAGCTTCGCCAGGGCGGCGCCGAGGCGTCGCTTCTGGGGGTCGCTCAGCGGGACCGCGGAGGTGACGACGGCGACCATGCGGTCCCGGCGCTCGGCGGCGAGCTTGGACAGGGACTCGAGTCCCCCCTCCAGGCTACGTCCACGCGGCGCGGTCACGAGGCGCGTCACCAGACGCTCGGTGGTGGCCTTGGCGCGGCCGCCGAGCAGGCTGCGCAGCAGCTCGCGCTTGGCGGAGGTACCGGCGGCACGGTCGGTCAGCGCGGACCGCAGCTCCGTGTTCGAGGCGACGATCCGGCCGAAGCGGAACAGCTCGTCCTCGACGTCGTCGAGCGTGGCCGACTGCTGCGCGGCCGTGAGGTCGGCGACATCGGCCAGCTGCTCCAGCGCGTCAACCAGGTCACGGGGCTGCGACCAGCGGGAACGCACCAGGCCCGACACCAGGTCGGCGGTGGTCGAGCCGACCTGCCCGCCGAGGATGCGGACGACCAGCTCGGCCTTGGCCTCGCCGGACTGCGCCGGGTCGGTCAGGACCCGACGCAGCGACACCTCACGGTGGAGCAGAGCGGTGACGGCGGCCAGCTCGTCGGCGAGCCGCGCCGCGTCCACGGACGTGGAGTCCGTCAGCGCGTCGAGACGCGTCCGTGCGGCTGCCAGGGCCTCGCGGCTCGCTCCGTTCATCGCGTGGCCTCGGCCTTCTCCTCGAGGTCGTCGAGGAAGCGGTCGATCACGCGGCTCTGCCGGGCGTGGTCCTCCAGGGACTCGCCGACGAGCTTGCCGGCCAGGTCGGTGGCGAGCTTGCCCACGTCCTGACGCAGCGCCGAAGCGGCGGCCTTGCGGTCGGCCTCGAGCTGCGAGTGACCGGCGGCGATGATCTCCTCGCGCTGACGCTGGCCCTCGGCCCGCATCTCGGCGATGAGCGTGGCGCCCTGCTCCTGCGCCTCCTGGCGCAGCCGCGCGGCCTCGTGCCGAGCTTCGGCGAGCTGAGCCTTGTACTGCTCGAGCACGCTCTGGGCCTCGACCTTCATGCGGTCGGCCTCTTCGATACCGCCCTCGATCGCGTCGCGGCGCTCTTCCAGAACCTTGTTGATGTTCGGGAGCGCCTTCTTCCAGAAGAAGAAGAACACGATGGCGAAGGCGATGGCGCCCACGAGCAGCTCGGGGCCGGGCGGGACGAGCGGGTTCTGCTCTTCCCCGGCCGCCAGCTGTACCAGGTTGGCGATCACATCAGTGCCTCTCGTTGAAAGGTTCGCTCGTCAGGGCTCGATCATCCGTAGACGAACGGCATGACGATGCCGATGAGGGCGAGCGCCTCACAGAAGGCGAAGCCGAGGATCTGGTTGGCACGGATCAGGCCGGCGGCCTCGGGCTGACGGGCCAGGGCCTGGGTGCCGTTGCCGAAGATGATGCCGACGCCGACGCCGGGGCCGATGGCGGCGAGGCCGTAGCCGACAGCACCGATGTTGCCTTCGAGGGCGGCAAGGGTCTCCATGGCAGCCATGCTGATTCTTCCTTCTCTTTCATGGACCGGCGGGGGTTGGCCACCGGACGTTCTGGGGGCTTGTGAAGCGGCGGTGCTCAGTGGTGCTCGGCGAGCGCGCCCTGGATGTACGAGCAGGCGAGGAGCACGAAGACGTACGCCTGGACGGCCTGCACGAAGAGCTCGAAGAGGATCATGACGATGGTCATGATGAAGGAGACACCGGCCGCCGGGATCATCCAGCTGTTCAGCAGGTACCAGGAGGCGACGGTGAACATGACCAGCATCAGGTGGCCGGCGAACATGTTGGCGAACAGTCGCACCGCGTGCGTGAACGGGCGGACCAGCAGGTTCGAGAAGAACTCGATGACCACCACGAGGGGCAGCACCGGGCCGAGCGACTTGTCGTAGCCGGTGACGTTCTTGAAGAAGCCGATGAAGCCGTGCTTCTTGAAGGTCAGCGAGACCCAGACCACGTAGACGACCAGGGCGAGGACCATCGGGTAGGCGATGATCGACGACACCGGGAACTGGGCCAGCGGGATCACGGACCAGATGTTCATGATCCAGATGAAGAAGAACAGCGAGACCATCAGCGGGACGTACTTCTCGCCTTCCTTCCGGCCCAGCGTCTCGTAGACGATGCCGCGGCGCACGAAGTCGTAGCCCGCCTCGCCGATCATCTGCAGCTTGCCCGGGA encodes the following:
- a CDS encoding F0F1 ATP synthase subunit gamma; this encodes MGAQLRVYKRRIRSVTATKKITKAMEMIAASRVVKAQRKVAASTPYATELTRAVTAVGTGSNTKHPLTTEAETATRSAVLLLTSDRGLAGAFNSNAIKVAEQLTARLEAEGKEVDTYIVGRRGLAHYNFRERKVVESWSGFTDEPSYADAKKVAAPLIEAIEKDTADGGVDELHIVFTEFVSMMTQTALDDRLLPLSLDEVAKEAAPKGEILPLYDFEPSAEDVLDALLPRYVESRIYNAMLQSAASKHAATRRAMKSATDNAGELINTLSRLANAARQAEITQEISEIVGGSAALADANAGSDR
- the atpA gene encoding F0F1 ATP synthase subunit alpha, with protein sequence MAELTIRPEEIRDALENFVQSYQPDAASREEVGTVTLAGDGIAKVEGLPSAMANELLKFEDGTLGLALNLEEREIGAIVLGEFSGIEEGQPVSRTGEVLSVAVGEGYLGRVVDPLGNPIDGLGEIETTGRRALELQAPGVMARKSVHEPMETGYKAVDAMTPVGRGQRQLIIGDRQTGKTALAVDTIINQRDNWRSGDVNKQVRCVYVAIGQKGSTIASVRGALEEAGALEYTTIVAAPASDPAGFKYLAPYTGSAIGQQWMYEGKHVLIIFDDLSKQADAYRAVSLLLRRPPGREAYPGDVFYLHSRLLERCAKLSDDLGAGSMTGLPIVETKANDVSAFIPTNVISITDGQCFLESDLFNAGQRPALNVGISVSRVGGSAQHKAMKQVSGRLRLDLAQYRELEAFAAFGSDLDAASKAQLERGMRLVELLKQPQYQPMPTEDQVVSVWAGTTGKMDDVPVADVRRFEKELLEYLHRKEQGLMTSIKEGGKMSDDTLSAVADAIAEFKKQFETSDGKLLGEDAPAVNVSK
- the atpE gene encoding ATP synthase F0 subunit C; translation: MAAMETLAALEGNIGAVGYGLAAIGPGVGVGIIFGNGTQALARQPEAAGLIRANQILGFAFCEALALIGIVMPFVYG
- a CDS encoding F0F1 ATP synthase subunit delta codes for the protein MNGASREALAAARTRLDALTDSTSVDAARLADELAAVTALLHREVSLRRVLTDPAQSGEAKAELVVRILGGQVGSTTADLVSGLVRSRWSQPRDLVDALEQLADVADLTAAQQSATLDDVEDELFRFGRIVASNTELRSALTDRAAGTSAKRELLRSLLGGRAKATTERLVTRLVTAPRGRSLEGGLESLSKLAAERRDRMVAVVTSAVPLSDPQKRRLGAALAKLYGRPMHLNLDVDPGVLGGMRVQVGDEVINGSIADRLEDAGRRLAS
- the atpD gene encoding F0F1 ATP synthase subunit beta, with translation MTTTVETAAATGRVARVIGPVVDVEFPVDAMPDIYNALHVEVADPAEDGAKKTLTLEVAQHLGDGLVRTISMQPTDGLVRQAPVTDTGASITVPVGDFTKGKVFNTLGEVLNTDEKYTGERWGIHRKAPNFDELESKTEMFETGVKVIDLLTPYVKGGKIGLFGGAGVGKTVLIQEMIYRVANNHDGVSVFAGVGERTREGNDLIEEMADSGVIDKTALVFGQMDEPPGTRLRVALAGLTMAEYFRDVQKQDVLFFIDNIFRFTQAGSEVSTLLGRMPSAVGYQPNLADEMGLLQERITSTRGHSITSMQAIYVPADDLTDPAPATTFAHLDATTVLSRPISEKGIYPAVDPLDSTSRILDPRYIAADHYNTAMRVKTVLQKYKDLQDIIAILGIDELGEEDKLTVHRARRVERFLSQNTHVAKQFTGVDGSDVPLDESITAFNAIIDGEYDHFPEQAFFLCGGIEDLKKNAKELGVS
- a CDS encoding F0F1 ATP synthase subunit B, whose product is MIANLVQLAAGEEQNPLVPPGPELLVGAIAFAIVFFFFWKKALPNINKVLEERRDAIEGGIEEADRMKVEAQSVLEQYKAQLAEARHEAARLRQEAQEQGATLIAEMRAEGQRQREEIIAAGHSQLEADRKAAASALRQDVGKLATDLAGKLVGESLEDHARQSRVIDRFLDDLEEKAEATR
- the atpB gene encoding F0F1 ATP synthase subunit A — protein: MSDNGCGFPAPGLHSFLFKPIATVGGFEFNKVMLLALVTTLLVITFFTLAFGKAKVVPGKLQMIGEAGYDFVRRGIVYETLGRKEGEKYVPLMVSLFFFIWIMNIWSVIPLAQFPVSSIIAYPMVLALVVYVVWVSLTFKKHGFIGFFKNVTGYDKSLGPVLPLVVVIEFFSNLLVRPFTHAVRLFANMFAGHLMLVMFTVASWYLLNSWMIPAAGVSFIMTIVMILFELFVQAVQAYVFVLLACSYIQGALAEHH